Below is a genomic region from Papio anubis isolate 15944 chromosome 14, Panubis1.0, whole genome shotgun sequence.
tcatattttaaaaccaaatgatAGAATAaacttgttctgtttttctgttagttTGTCAATTCAaggccttttcttcttcctctccaattGATACATTTAACCCTTTAGAGACAGACATTTAGCtcatagagattttttttccgTGCTATCTATTCTGTCTATAGAGGGTTAATCCAAAGACTGTTTTTCCTCCTCAcgttataaaataaaactgtacatGATATGTATTACAGAATGTATGCAGCatggtctttttctctctctctctttttctctcagaaCGGAACTGGAAACAGCAACATGTTTGCTCAGCAACGAATTAGGGACAATTTAAAATAGCCATAACATACCATACATGCtgtctaagtttaaaaaaaaacatacacaacaTGTAAATTATTGCACAAGAGAAAGGCTCAAAGTTTGCGTAAAATGCAATAGTATTGCCCCATACAGATCATGCATTCAAACGGTgagaacataaaggaaaaaaaaaaaaaaggaaaaagaaaaaagaaaaagaaaaagaaaaaaaaaacaggtgtgcTGGTGACAAGCACTCTCATATTCTTAGCTTCAttacttctgtttgtttgtttgtttgtttaaatcacatgggactagaaaaaaatcctacaggGAGTGGGGCTGCAGGGCGATGGGGAAGGGGAGTGGTGAAAAAGGGAGTGTCAGGTGGGAGTGAGGGAGGGGTATTAATATACCTCTATTCAGTTTTTATATCATTATTCAACACTCGATCACTGtgccattttttcatgtgtttctccAGGGTACTGTACACGCTAAAAGGCATCTTACAAATTTCACATTTGTAAACGTCCTTCCCCACCTGGCCATGCGTTTTCATGTGCCTGGTGAGCTTGCTACTCTGGGCACAGGCATAGTTGCACAGCTCGCATTTATAAGGCCTTTCGCCCGTGTGGCTTCTCCTGTGGACAGTGAGATTGCTACAGTTCTTGAAGACTTTCCCACAGTACTCACAAGTGTCGCTGCGTCTGCCCTCTTTTGAGCTGGGCCTGCCCGGGCCCGGACCACTAATATGGGGCGTGCTCCCTCCACTTCCCGTGCCGCTGCGCCCCGAGATCCCTCCGTCCAGCTCCCCGGGCGGTGTGGAGAAGCGCAAGCTCCCGTTCTCCGAGGAGTGCTCCGACGAGGAGGCAAAAGGCGATTGTCTGGAGTCTCCGAAGCTAAGGAAGGGATCTTTGAGCTGCCTGGAGGCCGCGTAGCCGGCGAGCCACTGCGAGTACACGTTCTCCGTGTTGGGCATCGCTGCCGGGGGCAGGTCGAACTCCTTCTCGAGCTTGATGCGCTTAGAGAAGGGGCTCAGCGAGCTGGGGCTGCCCAGCAGCAGCTTTTTGGACAGGCCCCCCGAGGCCGACTCGCCCGGGGAGCAGCCACGGCCGTTAACAGTGCCATCGTCTATGCGGTCCGACTCGCCGGCCACCGAGTCTTCGTCGCAAGTGTCCCTGTGGCCCTCGGCCTCGGCCAGGTGGCCGCGCTTATGCTTCTCGCCCAGGACCTGGTGGAAGGCCTCGCTGAAGTGCTGCATGGAGCTGAGCACCATGCCCTGCATGACGTCGGGCAGGGCGCGGCTCTCGTCGCCcacgcccaccaccgcgccccgCGAGCTGTTCTCGTGGTGGCGCGCCGCCTCCAGGCTCAGCCCGAAGCCGTAGTCCACCCTCTCGCTCTCCgtcagctcctcctcctcctcttcctcctcttcttcctcttcctcgtcgtcctcctcttcctcctcatccccGTTCTCCGGGATCAGGTTGGGGTCGTTCTCGCTCTTGAACTTGGCCACCACGGACTTGAGCGCACTGCTGGCGCTGCCCACCAGGTCGCTGGTGCCGGGTTCCGGGGAGCTGGCGGTAGAGAGACCGTCGTCGGACTTGACCGTCATGGGGGACGATTTGTGCATGTGCGTCTTCATGTGACGCTTCAGCTTGCTGGCCTGGGTGCACGCGTGGTCGCACAGGTTGCACTTGTAGGGCTTCTCGCCCGTGTGGCTGCGCCGGTGCACCACCAGGTTGCTCTGAAATTTGAACGTCTTGCCGCAGAACTCGCATGACTTGGACTTGACcgggggctgggagggaggaggggcggattgcagaggagggagggggggCGTCGCCAGGAAGGGCGGCTTGCTACCTGGCTGGAATGGTTGCAGTAACCTTTGCATAGGGCTGGGCCGGCCTGGGGACAGCGGTGGGCTAGACGTGTTCCCTGCCAGCTCTCTAAGTCTCCTAGAGAAATCCATGGCGGGAGGCTCCATAGCCATTGGATTCAACCGCAGCACCCTGTCAAAGGCACTCGGGTGATGGGTGGCCAGGGCCATCTCTTCCGCCCCCAGGCGCTCTATGCGGTGGGGGTCCAAGTGATGTCTCGGTGGTGGACTAAACAGGGGGGGAGTGGGTGGAAAGCGCCCTTCTGCCAGGCCGGAAGCCTCTCTCGATACTGATCCTGGTATTCTTAGCAGGTTAAAGGGGTTATTGTCTGCAATATGAATCCCATGGAGAGGTGGCTGGGAAGGACATTCTGCACCTAGTCCTGAAGGGATACCAACCCGCGGGGTCAGGGGACTTCCGTGTTCGCTTTCTAAGTAGATTCTTAATCCATGAGTGTTCTGTGCGTGTTGCAAGAGAAACCATGCACTGGTGAATGGCTGTTTGCAAGTTGTACATGTGTAGCTGCTGGGCTCATCTTTACCTGCAAAATAATACAACACCAACATCAATGTTTAATCACTGAGGCGGGCATCAGCAATTGCTTATTTATGTTCCACCTCCAGCCTTCCCTGCCCGCACCCCTCAACCCCAAGGCCTAAACCCTCACTGACCTACCCCTGTGCCTGGCACGTCTGAGCATGGGTACCCAGTAAATATTGGTCCAATCAGTCTTCCTGCCATTAAACTCAGTTCTAGGAATTTGATATCCAGTCCCCAAAGCAGAAAAATCCTGGCCAGTTCTGGCTTGAGAATGAAGGTCCCTACATTCTAGGCACCTAAACAAATGTCTTCTAAACTTTCCAGTCCCATCAGCTGTAGTTTGGGGCAAGGCATCTCATCTCCAtgtgcctctgtttcctgttTGTTAAGTGAGAAACTTGGACAAGGTGACCCAAGGAAACTTTTTGGCTTCCTAAATCCCAGCTTTCTATTTCCCCCCCGGGTGGCAGGTGAACTTTCTAAATAGGCAAACATTTCATAGAGATTCAAAAAAAGGGGAGAAGGTCAACTCACTACAATGTTATATGGCCCTAGAGATGCTTTCAGTCTTAGTCTGAAACACACTAATtgttgatattgttaaaatgagaGGGTACTCATAAAATACTTCCATGGAAAAAAGACTAGCAACATTCTCACATCCCAGACTGTGGGAGGATCAGTGAGTCCCAATTTTGGTTCCACAACACCCCATGGGGACGCCCATTTTTATctcaaagaatgtttaaaaatctgaaagaaaaacttCATTCAGATCTAATGGATAGGCTGTATCCAATCTTTAGGAGTTGTCCCCCAGTCAGACAAATGCAAGTCTGGAAAAGTTAGGAGAAGTGGCTGGTGCCGACTTAAGCAGACACAGCATCCTAGTTTAAGGAACAGTTAAAGCAGCCAGCACCATGACAGGCAGCAGGCTGAGAAATGCTACACTATCCTCCTCCTCATTATTTTGAGAGGCTAACAACGTGAACCAAATTATACAACATCCTGCGCCCTCGGCTGAGACTCAGCTCCAgttgagaaagaaacagaaagatacAGTTCAGCTAGTCAACTCTGGCCAGTAGCCAAGCCGTCTGGAGAGGGGCCCTGCTTAAGTCACATTATTTCCCTTGCTGAAAAGAACCCAAGAGTGGTAAATGCCACTTTGGCAAAGAAGGGCCAGCTTGACTTCACAAAATCTTTCATTTGGGGAGATggctaaattaaatatatatgggGAGATagctaaattaaatatatatatatatatatggaataacTAACCAACAGTTTACTAGTCAAGTACAACATTAAAAAGGGCAGAAGTAATGGTAGCCAAAGGACAaggatgagaaaaacagaaaacttcccaTGGATTctgaaaaaaaccttaaaatacaACTGAGAAATAACaaacttttctccttcttttaaaagaaaggctACAAGAGTTCCTTAAGGCCACAGCTAGTATTTGTCAGTTAACTTTctaagaagggaaaaaataaaaaataaaaatctaccagGGAGGTTAATAGTGAGAATGAGGAATTAATCAATTATATGATGCCTCCATTTAGCAAGTCAGAAAGAAAAGCCGGCAGGGTCTTCTCAGGAGCCCCCAAACACTGGTATTCCAAAACAAGCCAGCCTTGCTCAAGCACTTGTCTCAATAATGGACTCCTGCACTGACCTTGTAATTTACTTTACAATGCATTTATAATCCCACTCAATATATCCCACTCCTGGGTAAATCTCTTAAACAAGATTAGATGGTAAGATACCAAAATTAGATTTCAAACATTTGTCTAATGTGGAAGagggaaaaaaggcagaaagattTTGAAAGAAAACGCTGACATTAGTATCACATTATCTGCCTATTTTTGTTTGCCTCCTCTcttcaaagggaaataaaaagctTCATTGAGagcattttcataaattttttgttgttgttgaacaaTGACTTGGGTCCCAAATaggctggaaaaaaaattatctggttcCAACTACATGATCCTCTGTGGCTTCCTCCTTGTCCTCCCTAGGTCTCTGCGTGACTATCATACCCATGTAGCCCGACAATCTGAGTTGGGCAAGTAAAAAGATTTGTCTGATAATGCAAGTCCTTAACACGTTCATCACTCCAAATgccttaaaattatattttaccttATAAAAAAATCGATAGAAATCCAGGACTGGACTCATAATTAGTGGTGCTGGTTTCACATGTGCCATGAATGTAGTCATTGATAAATGCCAAAATCTGTGGCATACAGCACTACATCAAGGATCTCATTTGTATCCTTTCAAAAAGGCTTAAATGAGAAAAGTCCATTTTATTTTGCTGCCCTGAGCGTCCTAAACTTTTTTTCAGAGCTAGTTATGTGATCATGCTACAGTATGTTAACACTGTGATGTtatcctccctctctctcatacATCAGGTCAGAGAAAATGGCATTTTATCTTATAATGAGCATACAACATACAGTTTTCACTATCGCATTTTAGTATTCCCATCAACTAGATATTCTAGATCATGAGGGCAGCTAGTGTAATCATAATGTCAATGAGAAGGGCTGTTACGATTGAGACTAAAGATTACATGGAGAGAGCTGCTTTGAAACTGGTAATTATTACCAGTCCACTAATAGCAAATGATGCATTACAATTTCACCATATAATCTGTATTTCACTCAGCTCGTGCCGGTGTACCATATTATATTACAGTGCTCACAGATTCTAAATTCCTAAACTGCAGTCATCAATAAATGTGTTACTTGCCATAATTTGTGAAATTACTTTGTTCATAACATCTTTGATGATTTAGAAAGACCAGAATTGATTTCCTGTGTGGCAAAATTAGGGCTACATTGATTTATTGatgtgtaaaatataataatattcttCATTTACTCTGATGAAAATCAGCTTCTCAATTTGAGAGCCTCATTGGGCATTTACAGGGATTGTTTTGATTTAGAGCAATAAACTGACACCTGGCCCCTAAGCATAGGAACTTGAGGCATCAAAAGGGTTAAAATAAGCTATTAGCCCACCTACTGacttttatcttatttcattttactttataggAAGGAATGACTCCCATTTCTAGTATGTCACCAATGTGAAAAAGTCATGTGATCTAAGGCTCAAGATTCAGAAGAACAAGGAGGCCTGAGACTGGAGCCCTAGCTCTATTATTCACCAGCATGTAACTCTGGGATAGTCATTTGATTTCTCTGAGTCTTAGaattcctatctgtaaaatgagcataaaAACAGTACCTGTAAAGAATTTTTGGGAGGTTCAAATGACAGAAGTATATAAAAGCCCTCTGTAAACTATCAGGTCCAACATGAATGTGAATTTTCATTACTACCAGGGGTGATTAATTACTGAGGGTAATGACTAACCACATTACACACCCCGCACGGCTTCCAGAGGAAGGTCCCAGTCCAGGCCTTAACCCAGGCCAAAAGGAGGCTGTAGTGAAAGAGCAGGGGTGACTGGCACACAGCAGGGCGGCCAAAGGGAAGTGCTATGAGCTCTAGAAGCCGGGGGCAGCAGGTTAATGCCGCCAAGTGGAATGGGCATCAGATTTGTTCTAGAGCTTTCTGGACCCCCACAACCCATTTCCACATACCTTGTTCTGGTCACTCCTAAACTGGTCCTGCCGGCAGGGGCACCAGTAAACTATGTACCCTCCCTTTGTGGGAAGGTGGGAGAGGACAAGGGTTCCCTATCAAGCTCAGACTTTCCTACCAGTCAAATCAAACTCCCGGCCCTCAGGAAGACCAGGCTGAAGACAGAGAACTATGTTTCCCTGGCCAGCAGCCCTTGGCCTCTCAACTCCACCCTCCTCTCAACTGCTCAActgccttctttcccttccctccaaaAGTGGCTCCGTTCCCACAGCCCCATGCAGGCCCCAGACGCCCCCAGCAACAGGAGAGCTCTCCCCACCCAGCCAGCATGCAGGGACTAGAAACCGTTGAGTCCAACCCCCTAAACCCTCTGCAATCTGTGACCTAACCCAGGCTTAGGCCCAGCTTGGGGAAGGGGGGCAGATGAAGTGCTTTTAACCCCTGAACCACCCAGCCCTCAGGACCTGAGGGCTTATGAAATTCACACAATAACTCTTTGTTACCTAGGATTACCTAGgagttaacaaaaataaacaactggCTTTGACTCTGGTCTCAGGGTGCATGCCCTGCTCTTCAGATACCATTTACAAGATGGATAAGTGTCGTTTCCCTCCCGTCTAAAAACAGTCCCCCTTAGAGCCTTAACTCTGGCATCTTGCTCTTTGTTATTCTCTTTCCATgacccttttccttttcttttcttttctttccacagcaggttatttttcatttactttcaaataaaaattagaggtcacacttcttttcttcttgaacCTGCTTTTTTGTGTTTAGGGCGGAATCACTGCCCACCCCCCAACCCTTTAGCCATGCATGATTCATACCATCTCTTCCTACACAGAGGCAAACTGTATTACTTTCTAAAACAGTATCTTTCAGAAAACATTTGTATAAATGGACAAATTTAAGTTTCATAAAATGGTCCTTACTATAAAAGCTCGCTTGAACAAgtaaatggtggtggtggtgatggtggtggtagtggtggtggtggcggtggtggtggtggtgatggtggtgatggtagtggtggtgatggtgatggtggtggtggtggtggtggtggtggtgatggtggtggtagtggtggtggtggtgatagtagAACCTTCACATTTTAACTAAAATGATGTGCATTTTCCTCTAAAACTaggagaaaaataagtcaaaattaTGTGTgatcatgtatatataaaatatactatgtACAAATACACATGTAAATACATAAGGAATATGTATTAGAATAACTCTGGAATAACCCTAAACTGACTGCTTTTGATTCTGGCCTTGGCTAAAGATGTGTGCATTGGACTATACCCGAAGTCCTAAATGAGGCCACAGGAGTGAATGTCCAGTAATAAAATGGGCTCCAAAGGCACAGGCATATTCAATCACTAGCCATGGAGCCAGACAAGACCCTGGGGAGAAGACCCACAGGGATGAGCTACTTTCAGCTCCCAGCCTccagtgaggaaagaaaaaggggaggCAAGAAGTCCCTCTGGGGCTGAGTGGAGTGGGGAGCGTCTGCCAAGTGAGTAATGGAATAATACATATGACAATCTATTTTGGAAGTAACTCCGTTCAGTACTTAAAAAGTAAGGGCAATTTCCAGAAACTGTCATCTCTATACACATGGACATTTGTAGAAGAAATAAGGCTCAACTTACAAATACCCTGCGGGGCATATTCTGCACTCATCCCGGGCGTGGGGATTAGAGCTCCATGTGCAGAACGAGGGGAGGAGAGGCCCCTCCAGTGCAGAAGTTTATCTGTGAAAGAAACCCAAAATCAAGCACTACAGCTACAAACAACGTGCATCATAAACCACAGGATATCACATTTCAATTCCATTAAAACAGATTAACATCATTACAACAGCCTTGCAGATAGTTAACAGGCCCAAGGCCTGAAACAAAAGAAGAGTGGAGAGTTATTTCCCacagtttctgttttgttttcaatttcgGTCTTTTTGACAAAAGGGAAAGGGTTTGTTTTAGGAATGGGGAGAGGTGGTCTTTGgttcatttgcttgtttatttgttgtttgattATTGTTTTGTGGAAAGAGATGGGTAAACAGCAAGGGGAAAACTGGTAATATTGTGGGTAGCCTGGAAACATGGGGGTGGGCGTTATCTGCAAGGCTGGTTTACATGCATACATTAACTTTACTTTATAGACAAAcccaagcaaaaaacaaaatgctgatagGAAATGAGTAGATTTGTGAACCGTTTTTTATGGGACAGAGTCCCATTCTgctttctctgtccctctgccCCCCTCTTCCCATGCTATATTTATGATAGAGCCTTCAGTGACAGGGGAACCTTGGGCATTTCTGGACTGACCTGGGCCATATGCTAGAGTCCTGTCAACGGGAAACCCTGTACAGATGTGGCTTCTCACAATACAAAGCAATGGAAGATAAAGATTAGACTTCTGGGGTCCAAATAACTTTGGCCATTACATGACAAGGAAAGAACCAGCATTCCAGTAATACCAGCACCCAGAAACCCTGGCCCACCTTCaccattttattgcactttgttGCACTCTGGTGAAGACAAGTGACTTTTCACACTAATAAAATGAATCTGATAGTCAACAAAACATTTCTAGCACTGAGATTTTTTTGAGAAGAGGAAAATTTGGTTTGTGCAGTCTGGGGATTTTATGGTTTATGTGGTAAGTGCCTAGCTTTTCCAAGTCCTCCTCTAGCTAACTAACCATGTAGTTGTCCATCTTGAGACAGACTGGAGGATAGATGGTGCAGGAAACGCTCTGTGTGTTCTAGAGGTTTGGAGTTCGTGATGATTGCGGAgggcaggagagaagaaaaacagacttTGATGGTGAATAAACAGTATGTTTTCCATTAGCTTAATATTAAGAGCACTTAGAAGTGTTGTTGTTGTACTCTAGGATAGCAGGTCTCAAGTGTAAAATACATCCTGTTCTCCTTATATAGAGCACACTGCCAAGCACAGCCAAGGCAATTGGGACAAGATTTCCTTTCGTGAGGAGCCTGGTGGGTAACGATGGTGTGCTGCTGAGAAGGCTCTTACACAGACAGCATAGGTCTGCTGTTACCAGGCCTGCAGAGGGAGGCCCTGGTGGAAGCACCACCTAGCCTGAGACCGTCTACAGAGACATTTCATCCTCTCTGACctataacaaaataaacaaccgCAAAGTGAACCAACACAAGCAGGAAGACCGGACTTAACAAACAAGTATGTCTACATTTGACTGTTTATGTCAACTGAATTGAGAG
It encodes:
- the BCL11A gene encoding B-cell lymphoma/leukemia 11A isoform X2; the protein is MRIRRGARRCEVTARPAEPLEAILTDDEPDHGPLGAPEGDHDLLTCGQCQMNFPLGDILIFIEHKRKQCNGSLCLEKAVDKPPSPSPIEMKKASNPVEVGIQVTPEDDDCLSTSSRGICPKQEHIAGRLWGQDVKREYFGKNITLSTQPGQHDKLLHWRGLSSPRSAHGALIPTPGMSAEYAPQGICKDEPSSYTCTTCKQPFTSAWFLLQHAQNTHGLRIYLESEHGSPLTPRVGIPSGLGAECPSQPPLHGIHIADNNPFNLLRIPGSVSREASGLAEGRFPPTPPLFSPPPRHHLDPHRIERLGAEEMALATHHPSAFDRVLRLNPMAMEPPAMDFSRRLRELAGNTSSPPLSPGRPSPMQRLLQPFQPGSKPPFLATPPLPPLQSAPPPSQPPVKSKSCEFCGKTFKFQSNLVVHRRSHTGEKPYKCNLCDHACTQASKLKRHMKTHMHKSSPMTVKSDDGLSTASSPEPGTSDLVGSASSALKSVVAKFKSENDPNLIPENGDEEEEEDDEEEEEEEEEEEEELTESERVDYGFGLSLEAARHHENSSRGAVVGVGDESRALPDVMQGMVLSSMQHFSEAFHQVLGEKHKRGHLAEAEGHRDTCDEDSVAGESDRIDDGTVNGRGCSPGESASGGLSKKLLLGSPSSLSPFSKRIKLEKEFDLPPAAMPNTENVYSQWLAGYAASRQLKDPFLSFGDSRQSPFASSSEHSSENGSLRFSTPPGELDGGISGRSGTGSGGSTPHISGPGPGRPSSKEGRRSDTCEYCGKVFKNCSNLTVHRRSHTGERPYKCELCNYACAQSSKLTRHMKTHGQVGKDVYKCEICKMPFSVYSTLEKHMKKWHSDRVLNNDIKTE
- the BCL11A gene encoding B-cell lymphoma/leukemia 11A isoform X7; translation: MSRRKQGKPQHLSKREFSPEPLEAILTDDEPDHGPLGAPEGDHDLLTCGQCQMNFPLGDILIFIEHKRKQCNGSLCLEKAVDKPPSPSPIEMKKASNPVEVGIQVTPEDDDCLSTSSRGICPKQEHIAGKDEPSSYTCTTCKQPFTSAWFLLQHAQNTHGLRIYLESEHGSPLTPRVGIPSGLGAECPSQPPLHGIHIADNNPFNLLRIPGSVSREASGLAEGRFPPTPPLFSPPPRHHLDPHRIERLGAEEMALATHHPSAFDRVLRLNPMAMEPPAMDFSRRLRELAGNTSSPPLSPGRPSPMQRLLQPFQPGSKPPFLATPPLPPLQSAPPPSQPPVKSKSCEFCGKTFKFQSNLVVHRRSHTGEKPYKCNLCDHACTQASKLKRHMKTHMHKSSPMTVKSDDGLSTASSPEPGTSDLVGSASSALKSVVAKFKSENDPNLIPENGDEEEEEDDEEEEEEEEEEEEELTESERVDYGFGLSLEAARHHENSSRGAVVGVGDESRALPDVMQGMVLSSMQHFSEAFHQVLGEKHKRGHLAEAEGHRDTCDEDSVAGESDRIDDGTVNGRGCSPGESASGGLSKKLLLGSPSSLSPFSKRIKLEKEFDLPPAAMPNTENVYSQWLAGYAASRQLKDPFLSFGDSRQSPFASSSEHSSENGSLRFSTPPGELDGGISGRSGTGSGGSTPHISGPGPGRPSSKEGRRSDTCEYCGKVFKNCSNLTVHRRSHTGERPYKCELCNYACAQSSKLTRHMKTHGQVGKDVYKCEICKMPFSVYSTLEKHMKKWHSDRVLNNDIKTE
- the BCL11A gene encoding B-cell lymphoma/leukemia 11A isoform X1, translated to MSRRKQGKPQHLSKREFSPEPLEAILTDDEPDHGPLGAPEGDHDLLTCGQCQMNFPLGDILIFIEHKRKQCNGSLCLEKAVDKPPSPSPIEMKKASNPVEVGIQVTPEDDDCLSTSSRGICPKQEHIAGRLWGQDVKREYFGKNITLSTQPGQHDKLLHWRGLSSPRSAHGALIPTPGMSAEYAPQGICKDEPSSYTCTTCKQPFTSAWFLLQHAQNTHGLRIYLESEHGSPLTPRVGIPSGLGAECPSQPPLHGIHIADNNPFNLLRIPGSVSREASGLAEGRFPPTPPLFSPPPRHHLDPHRIERLGAEEMALATHHPSAFDRVLRLNPMAMEPPAMDFSRRLRELAGNTSSPPLSPGRPSPMQRLLQPFQPGSKPPFLATPPLPPLQSAPPPSQPPVKSKSCEFCGKTFKFQSNLVVHRRSHTGEKPYKCNLCDHACTQASKLKRHMKTHMHKSSPMTVKSDDGLSTASSPEPGTSDLVGSASSALKSVVAKFKSENDPNLIPENGDEEEEEDDEEEEEEEEEEEEELTESERVDYGFGLSLEAARHHENSSRGAVVGVGDESRALPDVMQGMVLSSMQHFSEAFHQVLGEKHKRGHLAEAEGHRDTCDEDSVAGESDRIDDGTVNGRGCSPGESASGGLSKKLLLGSPSSLSPFSKRIKLEKEFDLPPAAMPNTENVYSQWLAGYAASRQLKDPFLSFGDSRQSPFASSSEHSSENGSLRFSTPPGELDGGISGRSGTGSGGSTPHISGPGPGRPSSKEGRRSDTCEYCGKVFKNCSNLTVHRRSHTGERPYKCELCNYACAQSSKLTRHMKTHGQVGKDVYKCEICKMPFSVYSTLEKHMKKWHSDRVLNNDIKTE
- the BCL11A gene encoding B-cell lymphoma/leukemia 11A isoform X5, yielding MRIRRGARRCEVTARPAEPLEAILTDDEPDHGPLGAPEGDHDLLTCGQCQMNFPLGDILIFIEHKRKQCNGSLCLEKAVDKPPSPSPIEMKKASNPVEVGIQVTPEDDDCLSTSSRGICPKQEHIADKLLHWRGLSSPRSAHGALIPTPGMSAEYAPQGICKDEPSSYTCTTCKQPFTSAWFLLQHAQNTHGLRIYLESEHGSPLTPRVGIPSGLGAECPSQPPLHGIHIADNNPFNLLRIPGSVSREASGLAEGRFPPTPPLFSPPPRHHLDPHRIERLGAEEMALATHHPSAFDRVLRLNPMAMEPPAMDFSRRLRELAGNTSSPPLSPGRPSPMQRLLQPFQPGSKPPFLATPPLPPLQSAPPPSQPPVKSKSCEFCGKTFKFQSNLVVHRRSHTGEKPYKCNLCDHACTQASKLKRHMKTHMHKSSPMTVKSDDGLSTASSPEPGTSDLVGSASSALKSVVAKFKSENDPNLIPENGDEEEEEDDEEEEEEEEEEEEELTESERVDYGFGLSLEAARHHENSSRGAVVGVGDESRALPDVMQGMVLSSMQHFSEAFHQVLGEKHKRGHLAEAEGHRDTCDEDSVAGESDRIDDGTVNGRGCSPGESASGGLSKKLLLGSPSSLSPFSKRIKLEKEFDLPPAAMPNTENVYSQWLAGYAASRQLKDPFLSFGDSRQSPFASSSEHSSENGSLRFSTPPGELDGGISGRSGTGSGGSTPHISGPGPGRPSSKEGRRSDTCEYCGKVFKNCSNLTVHRRSHTGERPYKCELCNYACAQSSKLTRHMKTHGQVGKDVYKCEICKMPFSVYSTLEKHMKKWHSDRVLNNDIKTE
- the BCL11A gene encoding B-cell lymphoma/leukemia 11A isoform X6; this translates as MNFPLGDILIFIEHKRKQCNGSLCLEKAVDKPPSPSPIEMKKASNPVEVGIQVTPEDDDCLSTSSRGICPKQEHIAGRLWGQDVKREYFGKNITLSTQPGQHDKLLHWRGLSSPRSAHGALIPTPGMSAEYAPQGICKDEPSSYTCTTCKQPFTSAWFLLQHAQNTHGLRIYLESEHGSPLTPRVGIPSGLGAECPSQPPLHGIHIADNNPFNLLRIPGSVSREASGLAEGRFPPTPPLFSPPPRHHLDPHRIERLGAEEMALATHHPSAFDRVLRLNPMAMEPPAMDFSRRLRELAGNTSSPPLSPGRPSPMQRLLQPFQPGSKPPFLATPPLPPLQSAPPPSQPPVKSKSCEFCGKTFKFQSNLVVHRRSHTGEKPYKCNLCDHACTQASKLKRHMKTHMHKSSPMTVKSDDGLSTASSPEPGTSDLVGSASSALKSVVAKFKSENDPNLIPENGDEEEEEDDEEEEEEEEEEEEELTESERVDYGFGLSLEAARHHENSSRGAVVGVGDESRALPDVMQGMVLSSMQHFSEAFHQVLGEKHKRGHLAEAEGHRDTCDEDSVAGESDRIDDGTVNGRGCSPGESASGGLSKKLLLGSPSSLSPFSKRIKLEKEFDLPPAAMPNTENVYSQWLAGYAASRQLKDPFLSFGDSRQSPFASSSEHSSENGSLRFSTPPGELDGGISGRSGTGSGGSTPHISGPGPGRPSSKEGRRSDTCEYCGKVFKNCSNLTVHRRSHTGERPYKCELCNYACAQSSKLTRHMKTHGQVGKDVYKCEICKMPFSVYSTLEKHMKKWHSDRVLNNDIKTE
- the BCL11A gene encoding B-cell lymphoma/leukemia 11A isoform X4; the encoded protein is MSRRKQGKPQHLSKREFSPEPLEAILTDDEPDHGPLGAPEGDHDLLTCGQCQMNFPLGDILIFIEHKRKQCNGSLCLEKAVDKPPSPSPIEMKKASNPVEVGIQVTPEDDDCLSTSSRGICPKQEHIADKLLHWRGLSSPRSAHGALIPTPGMSAEYAPQGICKDEPSSYTCTTCKQPFTSAWFLLQHAQNTHGLRIYLESEHGSPLTPRVGIPSGLGAECPSQPPLHGIHIADNNPFNLLRIPGSVSREASGLAEGRFPPTPPLFSPPPRHHLDPHRIERLGAEEMALATHHPSAFDRVLRLNPMAMEPPAMDFSRRLRELAGNTSSPPLSPGRPSPMQRLLQPFQPGSKPPFLATPPLPPLQSAPPPSQPPVKSKSCEFCGKTFKFQSNLVVHRRSHTGEKPYKCNLCDHACTQASKLKRHMKTHMHKSSPMTVKSDDGLSTASSPEPGTSDLVGSASSALKSVVAKFKSENDPNLIPENGDEEEEEDDEEEEEEEEEEEEELTESERVDYGFGLSLEAARHHENSSRGAVVGVGDESRALPDVMQGMVLSSMQHFSEAFHQVLGEKHKRGHLAEAEGHRDTCDEDSVAGESDRIDDGTVNGRGCSPGESASGGLSKKLLLGSPSSLSPFSKRIKLEKEFDLPPAAMPNTENVYSQWLAGYAASRQLKDPFLSFGDSRQSPFASSSEHSSENGSLRFSTPPGELDGGISGRSGTGSGGSTPHISGPGPGRPSSKEGRRSDTCEYCGKVFKNCSNLTVHRRSHTGERPYKCELCNYACAQSSKLTRHMKTHGQVGKDVYKCEICKMPFSVYSTLEKHMKKWHSDRVLNNDIKTE